In Campylobacter vulpis, a genomic segment contains:
- the rplU gene encoding 50S ribosomal protein L21: MYAIIKHSGKQYKLSVGDELKLDRFEAEEKSSIEVSEVLAINDKELKVGAPFVAGAKVVLEVINHGRDKKVVIYKKRRRKDSKLKKGFRRSFTRVKVKEIKA, translated from the coding sequence ATGTATGCTATTATCAAACACAGCGGAAAGCAGTATAAGCTTAGCGTAGGCGATGAGCTTAAATTAGACCGCTTTGAAGCTGAAGAGAAATCTAGCATTGAGGTAAGTGAAGTGCTTGCGATCAATGATAAGGAATTAAAGGTAGGTGCGCCTTTTGTAGCAGGCGCAAAGGTTGTTTTAGAAGTGATTAATCACGGCAGAGACAAAAAGGTCGTAATTTATAAAAAAAGACGCAGAAAAGATTCTAAACTAAAAAAAGGTTTTAGAAGGTCTTTCACACGCGTCAAAGTTAAAGAAATCAAAGCTTAA
- the metK gene encoding methionine adenosyltransferase, producing the protein MYLFTSEVVSAGHPDKCADIIADTIVDILLKNDKNSRVASEVFVAGNKVVIGGEVKSNHKLSKTDYDNLVKDVLKKIGYDGAGHFSKEQCLHPDEVDVMVFLNEQSPDINQGVDQEDGETGAGDQGIMFGFASCEAEEYMPAAISYARMLCDKVYAYAKANPHELGVDIKTQVTIDYGTKANFENCAPQKIHTIVVSAPCVESMKIEELRALVMKLILETKLPKELFCPETTRILINPTGKYVNHSSLHDSGLTGRKLIVDSFGGYSPIGGGAQSSKDYTKVDRSGLYAARWLAKNIVAAKLAKKCIVQLSYAIGVAKPTSVSVDCMGTNLGSVDDNKLSEFVMENFALTPNWIRDKFALDKPSESTFLYADVAARGQVGQKDYPWEKLDALDKFKNLF; encoded by the coding sequence ATGTATCTATTCACTTCAGAAGTCGTAAGTGCAGGTCATCCTGACAAGTGTGCTGATATAATCGCTGATACAATAGTGGATATACTCTTGAAAAATGACAAAAATTCAAGAGTGGCGAGTGAGGTTTTTGTCGCAGGAAATAAGGTTGTGATAGGAGGCGAAGTTAAGTCAAATCACAAGCTTAGTAAGACTGATTACGATAATTTGGTCAAAGATGTTTTGAAAAAAATAGGCTATGATGGGGCTGGACATTTTAGCAAAGAGCAATGTTTGCACCCTGATGAAGTCGATGTTATGGTATTTTTAAACGAGCAAAGCCCAGACATTAATCAAGGGGTCGATCAAGAGGACGGCGAAACAGGTGCCGGAGATCAGGGCATAATGTTTGGCTTTGCAAGTTGTGAAGCAGAGGAGTATATGCCAGCGGCGATTAGTTATGCTAGAATGCTTTGCGATAAAGTTTATGCTTATGCTAAGGCTAATCCGCACGAGCTTGGAGTAGATATAAAAACGCAGGTTACTATTGATTATGGCACGAAAGCAAATTTTGAAAATTGTGCTCCGCAAAAAATTCATACCATAGTAGTTTCTGCTCCTTGTGTGGAAAGTATGAAAATAGAGGAATTGAGAGCTTTAGTGATGAAGCTTATTTTGGAAACAAAGTTACCTAAAGAGCTTTTTTGTCCTGAAACAACGAGAATTTTAATTAATCCAACGGGTAAATATGTCAATCACAGCTCCTTACACGATAGTGGCTTAACAGGACGCAAACTTATCGTAGATAGTTTTGGCGGCTACTCGCCTATAGGTGGGGGAGCGCAGTCTAGTAAAGACTACACTAAAGTTGATAGAAGCGGACTTTATGCGGCTAGATGGTTAGCTAAAAACATTGTTGCTGCAAAACTTGCAAAAAAATGTATAGTGCAATTAAGTTACGCTATAGGTGTGGCGAAGCCAACTTCTGTAAGTGTGGATTGCATGGGGACAAATTTGGGTAGTGTTGATGATAATAAATTAAGCGAATTTGTAATGGAAAATTTTGCACTAACTCCTAATTGGATTAGAGATAAATTTGCTCTTGATAAGCCAAGCGAAAGCACATTTTTATACGCTGATGTTGCCGCAAGAGGACAGGTAGGGCAGAAAGACTATCCTTGGGAAAAATTAGATGCTTTAGACAAATTTAAAAATTTATTTTAG
- the lpoB gene encoding penicillin-binding protein activator LpoB, translating to MKKTKILTAFLAGSLFLGGCVQSTYTDGKASQVKKGDALTLGLDREDFENAAETMINSMLSDPAFANIKPGTRKVIAIGRVINDTPQRIDTEKLTAKITTALRKSGKFVLTSAVAAGGALDSMSEDVRELRDNDEFNQNTIAKKGTLVSPDFSLAGKIRQDNVKLSNGKIQVEYFFLLRLTDLNSGLVYWEDEQTIDKTGSSKSVTW from the coding sequence ATGAAAAAAACAAAAATTTTAACAGCATTTTTAGCAGGGTCTTTGTTTTTAGGCGGTTGTGTGCAAAGCACCTACACAGATGGCAAGGCTTCTCAGGTAAAAAAGGGCGATGCGCTTACTTTAGGACTTGATAGAGAAGATTTTGAAAATGCGGCTGAAACGATGATAAATAGTATGCTTAGCGATCCAGCCTTTGCGAATATTAAGCCTGGAACTAGAAAGGTTATTGCCATTGGTAGAGTTATTAATGATACTCCACAAAGAATAGACACGGAAAAATTAACCGCTAAAATCACTACCGCTTTAAGAAAATCGGGTAAATTTGTGCTAACTTCAGCCGTAGCAGCTGGTGGGGCACTTGATAGTATGAGCGAAGATGTGAGAGAGCTTAGGGATAATGACGAGTTTAATCAAAATACCATAGCTAAAAAAGGCACACTTGTCTCTCCTGACTTTTCTTTAGCAGGTAAAATCCGCCAAGATAATGTCAAGTTAAGCAATGGCAAAATACAGGTAGAATACTTCTTTTTACTAAGATTAACTGACTTAAATTCAGGACTTGTGTATTGGGAAGATGAGCAAACGATAGACAAAACAGGTTCAAGCAAAAGTGTAACTTGGTAA
- a CDS encoding LysE/ArgO family amino acid transporter → MASVFFKGFLLSLSLIAAIGAQNAFILKQALSNHYIFIVCSICFLCDVILMSVGIFGVGEIFAKNKILALILAFCGACFALYYAFLSLKAIFVSPMKIQLAKEKLPSLKKVIILTLLVTLANPHVYLDTVFLVGSAALNFSFNEKILFALGALSASFLWFFSLGYGAKFLSFYIDRKPNIIKIIDLFVCFIMCVVAYSLSLYILENLSHIS, encoded by the coding sequence ATGGCAAGTGTATTTTTTAAGGGTTTTTTGCTTTCTTTATCCCTCATTGCAGCTATAGGGGCACAAAATGCTTTTATTTTAAAACAAGCTTTATCAAATCACTATATTTTCATTGTTTGTTCCATTTGTTTTTTGTGTGATGTGATTTTGATGAGTGTAGGTATTTTTGGCGTAGGAGAAATTTTTGCGAAAAATAAAATTTTAGCCCTTATTTTAGCCTTTTGCGGTGCGTGTTTTGCTCTATATTATGCTTTTTTATCCTTAAAAGCTATTTTTGTAAGTCCTATGAAAATACAATTAGCAAAAGAAAAGCTTCCTTCATTAAAAAAAGTGATAATTTTGACTCTACTTGTTACCCTTGCTAATCCCCATGTTTATTTGGACACTGTTTTTTTGGTAGGTAGTGCAGCTTTAAATTTTTCTTTTAATGAAAAAATTCTTTTTGCGTTAGGAGCTTTAAGCGCTTCGTTTTTATGGTTTTTTTCTTTGGGTTATGGGGCTAAATTTTTGAGTTTTTATATAGATCGAAAACCAAATATTATTAAAATAATTGATTTGTTTGTATGTTTTATAATGTGTGTGGTTGCGTATTCTTTAAGCTTGTATATTTTGGAAAATTTATCTCACATATCCTAA
- the ung gene encoding uracil-DNA glycosylase, whose protein sequence is MLEIKLDKIKISADWLEFLKEEFKKPYFLDIKRQYIETLKAGKIIYPPANLTFNAFNLTPLNSLKIVLLGQDPYHKQNQAMGLSFSVPKGVPIPPSLRNIFKELNADLGVKIPQNGDLSAWARQGVLLLNAIFSVEENKPLSHSLWGWQEFSDNVIKKLSLEKEGLIFILWGKFAQNKKDLIDTKKHFILEAAHPSPLARQGFLGCRHFSKSNALLEKIGKEPIKWDL, encoded by the coding sequence ATGCTAGAAATTAAACTTGATAAGATCAAAATAAGTGCCGACTGGCTAGAATTTTTAAAAGAAGAATTTAAAAAACCTTATTTTTTAGACATTAAAAGGCAGTATATCGAAACTTTAAAAGCTGGAAAAATCATCTATCCCCCCGCAAATTTAACCTTCAATGCTTTTAATCTTACCCCCTTAAATTCCCTTAAAATCGTGCTTTTAGGGCAGGATCCTTATCACAAACAAAATCAAGCTATGGGACTTAGTTTTTCTGTGCCAAAGGGTGTGCCAATTCCTCCAAGTCTTAGAAATATTTTTAAAGAATTAAATGCGGATTTAGGTGTTAAAATCCCTCAAAATGGTGATTTAAGTGCGTGGGCTAGACAAGGCGTTTTGCTTTTAAATGCCATTTTTAGCGTAGAGGAGAATAAGCCCTTAAGTCATAGTTTATGGGGTTGGCAAGAATTTAGCGATAATGTTATTAAAAAACTAAGTCTTGAAAAAGAGGGACTTATTTTCATTTTATGGGGTAAATTCGCTCAAAACAAAAAAGATTTAATTGACACAAAAAAGCATTTTATCCTAGAAGCGGCACACCCAAGCCCTCTTGCTAGGCAGGGTTTTTTGGGGTGCAGACATTTTTCTAAAAGCAATGCTCTCTTGGAAAAAATAGGCAAAGAACCTATAAAATGGGACTTATAA
- a CDS encoding aspartate ammonia-lyase, producing the protein MGTRKEHDFIGELEIADDVYYGVQTFRALENFHMSGRSLKNYPFFIKAFAQVKKAAALANKEVGVLDADKADALAKACDRLIAGEFLDQFVVDMIQGGAGTSTNMNVNEVLTNIALESMGHKKGEYQYLHPNDHTNLGQSTNDTYPSSIKVATHAKLGDLLKAMEELKNELEIKAKEYKDMIKMGRTELEDAVPTTLGNTFNAFASYIKSDIAKLSKARESMAVLNLGATAIGTGINCHPDYKNVVEKKLKEITGVNFTPAEDLIAATQDTADFVYVSGCLKTAAVRLSKIANDLRLMNSGPRCGLGEITLPAMQPGSSIMPGKVNPVICEVVGEACYEVIGNDVTIMLCSERGEFELNAFEPGIAYGLFNSLILLENAMKTLANKAIKGLKANPEACKKLVLNSIGIVTAFNPVLGYEKSASMAKEALQTGKAVGDICLERGYLTKEEIDKILDPENMLNPQMKEKRKA; encoded by the coding sequence ATGGGAACGAGAAAAGAACACGATTTCATCGGCGAGCTTGAAATTGCTGATGATGTGTATTACGGGGTTCAAACCTTTAGAGCTCTTGAAAATTTCCATATGAGTGGAAGGAGTTTAAAAAACTATCCTTTCTTTATTAAGGCTTTTGCACAAGTGAAAAAGGCAGCAGCTTTAGCAAATAAAGAAGTGGGCGTTTTAGACGCTGATAAGGCAGATGCTCTTGCAAAAGCTTGCGATAGACTTATTGCGGGTGAGTTTTTAGACCAGTTTGTCGTTGATATGATTCAAGGTGGAGCTGGCACAAGCACAAATATGAATGTTAATGAAGTTTTAACAAATATCGCATTAGAGAGTATGGGACATAAAAAGGGCGAGTATCAATATCTTCACCCAAATGACCATACAAATTTAGGGCAATCTACAAATGACACTTATCCTAGCTCGATTAAGGTTGCCACACACGCTAAATTGGGCGATTTACTTAAGGCTATGGAAGAACTTAAAAATGAGCTTGAAATTAAAGCAAAAGAATACAAAGATATGATTAAAATGGGTAGAACAGAGCTTGAAGACGCTGTTCCTACGACTTTAGGAAATACCTTCAATGCTTTTGCAAGTTATATTAAAAGTGATATTGCAAAATTAAGTAAGGCAAGAGAGTCTATGGCGGTTTTAAATTTGGGTGCAACTGCGATAGGCACGGGTATTAACTGCCATCCTGATTATAAAAATGTCGTTGAGAAAAAACTTAAAGAAATCACAGGTGTTAATTTCACTCCCGCTGAAGATTTAATTGCCGCTACTCAAGACACAGCCGATTTTGTTTATGTAAGTGGTTGCTTAAAAACCGCTGCAGTGAGACTTTCTAAAATTGCAAACGACTTGAGATTAATGAATTCAGGTCCTAGATGTGGGCTTGGCGAAATTACCCTCCCTGCAATGCAACCGGGAAGCTCGATTATGCCGGGCAAGGTAAATCCTGTTATTTGTGAAGTTGTGGGTGAAGCGTGTTATGAAGTCATAGGTAATGATGTTACCATTATGCTCTGCTCTGAAAGAGGCGAATTTGAGCTTAATGCTTTTGAACCGGGTATTGCTTATGGCTTGTTCAATTCTTTAATTTTACTTGAAAATGCTATGAAAACTCTAGCAAATAAAGCGATCAAAGGCTTAAAAGCCAATCCTGAAGCTTGCAAAAAACTCGTGCTTAATTCTATTGGCATAGTTACTGCCTTTAATCCTGTGCTAGGCTATGAAAAATCGGCAAGTATGGCTAAAGAAGCTCTACAAACAGGAAAAGCAGTAGGTGATATTTGTCTTGAAAGAGGCTATTTGACAAAAGAGGAAATTGACAAAATTTTAGACCCTGAAAATATGCTCAATCCTCAAATGAAAGAAAAAAGAAAAGCTTAA
- a CDS encoding ATP-grasp domain-containing protein: protein MIEEYLASKEEISVEVLYGKNFYKTLCVSEKYLFNEPYFSKMTHLVPSHRLKDNALNDLVHRACKALGIDMGIAHVEIKIKNGNFYLIEVGTRTGGDGIMDQIENAFDFNLYHLHIASYLGANLEHYEVPEAKRTTSIAFLKAKIGTIKRIHLPQKLPSRIHQP from the coding sequence TTGATAGAGGAATATCTAGCCTCTAAAGAGGAGATTTCTGTTGAAGTGCTTTACGGAAAGAATTTTTATAAAACCTTATGCGTGAGTGAAAAATATCTTTTCAATGAGCCTTATTTTAGCAAAATGACACATTTAGTGCCAAGCCATAGGCTTAAAGACAATGCCTTAAACGACCTAGTACATAGAGCTTGTAAGGCTTTAGGCATTGATATGGGTATTGCACATGTGGAGATTAAGATTAAGAATGGAAATTTTTATCTCATAGAGGTGGGCACTAGAACAGGAGGAGATGGGATAATGGACCAGATAGAAAACGCTTTTGACTTCAATCTTTATCATTTACACATTGCCTCTTATTTGGGTGCTAATTTAGAACATTACGAAGTTCCAGAAGCAAAAAGAACCACAAGCATAGCCTTTTTAAAGGCTAAAATAGGCACAATCAAAAGGATTCATCTGCCTCAAAAACTCCCCTCAAGAATTCACCAGCCTTAA
- a CDS encoding YcfL family protein — MKKYFLLFTMLFLCACAPTQQNTNKFSSVNLNSNLPKSLVKQIKQRINDNGFLEVELVLKSTFAKDVFYKVNWLDKDGFVLRNSVKEDYEFIRIPAGQEVILKKLAFDKRAVDFRIDMKTKN, encoded by the coding sequence ATGAAAAAATATTTTCTACTTTTTACTATGCTTTTTTTATGTGCTTGTGCTCCCACACAACAAAATACAAATAAATTTTCTAGTGTAAATTTGAACTCAAATTTACCCAAAAGCCTTGTCAAGCAAATAAAACAACGCATTAATGACAATGGCTTTTTAGAGGTCGAACTCGTGCTAAAAAGCACTTTTGCTAAAGATGTGTTTTATAAGGTAAATTGGCTAGACAAAGACGGCTTTGTGCTTAGAAATTCCGTTAAAGAAGACTATGAGTTTATAAGAATTCCAGCAGGTCAAGAGGTGATTTTAAAAAAACTTGCTTTTGATAAAAGAGCGGTCGATTTTAGAATTGATATGAAAACAAAAAATTAA
- a CDS encoding ATP-grasp domain-containing protein — MKLKFGEFKLPNAKFFLLQDESELKFAIAKIGFPLIIKSYDFGGSGGVFLAFNEAEAIKGLKEAKELIAKHKENLKSKAISI; from the coding sequence ATGAAACTCAAATTTGGGGAATTTAAACTTCCAAATGCTAAATTCTTTTTGCTCCAAGATGAAAGCGAGCTAAAATTTGCCATTGCTAAAATAGGCTTTCCCTTAATCATTAAGTCTTATGATTTTGGTGGAAGTGGGGGCGTTTTTCTAGCCTTTAATGAGGCAGAGGCGATAAAGGGCTTAAAGGAGGCAAAAGAACTCATCGCTAAACATAAAGAAAATTTAAAATCCAAGGCGATAAGTATTTGA
- a CDS encoding CsgG/HfaB family protein, with protein sequence MKIIQIFFLSLFLSLSLNAKVITSTSTQSSTGEGVGLTREEAINNAIIEAVGKMGGVNINSLRKSNSSVFSNGLDTTIQDHYSEQISKATKGRVDSYEINSVEQDENGKYMANVTIFKTTTTKKYKAPGLSADNRRSISVFDSTPDPTKRGIGAALEQKIITNLLQSRKFNVLDRDSNGYYEMEKALIQSGNAAKDEIYKLKNVLGTDYILLFSISALDGKQKTSNLTGKSKIEAEVVIDYRVLLFATRQIKFANTLSMKVSPKDNSLSANEQILSQIANRISNDILNAIYPLKVVSVESNEVIFSQILNRGDVYECFSLGKVIKDSYTKETTGRIETKSGSIEVTRSTPKLSYAKITEGSVKVGDICRPLNHNESGNGYTIGRDANYKVEEGGGVNLGF encoded by the coding sequence ATGAAAATTATTCAAATTTTTTTCTTAAGCTTATTTTTAAGTCTAAGCCTTAATGCAAAAGTAATAACTTCAACTAGCACTCAATCAAGCACAGGTGAGGGGGTGGGCTTGACAAGAGAAGAGGCGATTAATAATGCCATTATTGAAGCGGTCGGTAAAATGGGCGGAGTTAATATAAATTCCCTTAGAAAGTCTAACTCAAGCGTTTTTTCAAATGGCTTAGATACGACTATACAAGATCATTATAGTGAGCAAATTTCAAAAGCGACTAAGGGCAGAGTGGATAGCTATGAGATCAATAGTGTCGAACAAGATGAAAATGGCAAATATATGGCTAATGTTACAATTTTCAAAACTACAACAACTAAGAAGTATAAAGCACCTGGACTTAGTGCGGATAATCGTAGAAGCATCAGCGTCTTTGACTCCACACCAGACCCCACAAAAAGAGGAATTGGTGCTGCCTTAGAGCAAAAAATCATCACAAATTTACTTCAAAGTAGGAAATTTAATGTCTTAGATAGAGATTCAAATGGCTACTATGAAATGGAAAAAGCTTTAATTCAAAGCGGCAATGCGGCAAAAGATGAAATTTACAAGCTTAAAAATGTGCTAGGGACGGATTACATCTTGCTTTTTTCAATTTCTGCACTTGATGGGAAGCAAAAAACAAGTAATTTGACAGGAAAAAGTAAAATAGAAGCTGAGGTTGTGATAGATTATCGTGTGCTTTTATTTGCAACAAGACAAATTAAATTTGCCAACACACTTTCAATGAAAGTTAGCCCTAAAGATAATAGTTTGAGTGCAAATGAGCAGATTTTAAGTCAAATTGCTAACCGAATTTCAAATGATATTTTAAACGCTATTTATCCCTTAAAGGTCGTCAGTGTAGAAAGTAATGAGGTTATTTTTTCACAAATTTTAAATCGAGGTGATGTTTATGAGTGCTTTTCTCTTGGTAAAGTTATAAAAGACTCTTACACAAAAGAAACAACAGGCAGAATAGAAACAAAAAGTGGTAGCATAGAAGTAACACGCTCCACGCCCAAACTCTCTTACGCAAAAATCACAGAAGGTAGTGTTAAGGTGGGCGATATATGTCGTCCCTTAAATCATAATGAAAGTGGAAATGGCTATACAATAGGACGTGATGCAAATTACAAAGTAGAGGAAGGCGGCGGTGTAAATCTTGGTTTTTAA
- a CDS encoding DUF6844 domain-containing protein has product MKKILINSLILVGFLYAKPIEISQNDINLQNELSDANQKDISPQSLDDFFDEFAQKYNIEYSQTKDGKTFYTGEAEVLLKENDPEFAKALSVAYQRAILNLQRNFIKDAFGRSATERISKYYADNSTNAKEFEELPKGGTMEQIFGKLTQLVGAKLDAALKDLGVGVEGLSEERKKTLLKDEFITKIIINAAGQMSGLVPVQSIITHKNGAYRIGVVAVISNKTRQIARDMALGRESLIKGKGKNIMEYLPKENAGFANEYGIRLVYDENGVPVILSYGHWGFVPNASDARITNRLENASKESALNQANAAIIEFINLNVSLKDEQTTGDNFEQSIKQSVSVNDGSTEEIESTMANVIDKINQQVKTKSSGKIRGIRTLKRWSFTAENGVEHTGVVRVYSFANLKNTNEMLHQKPNSQGTTSKSSGEKVQRSSNIVNNIDDF; this is encoded by the coding sequence ATGAAAAAAATATTAATTAACTCTTTAATTCTCGTAGGTTTTTTATACGCAAAACCCATAGAAATTTCACAAAATGATATTAATTTACAAAATGAGCTTTCAGACGCTAACCAAAAAGATATTAGCCCTCAAAGCTTAGATGATTTTTTTGATGAATTTGCACAAAAATATAATATAGAATATTCTCAAACAAAGGACGGAAAGACCTTTTATACAGGAGAAGCGGAAGTTTTGCTGAAAGAAAATGACCCTGAATTTGCTAAAGCTTTATCAGTAGCTTATCAAAGGGCAATTTTAAATTTACAAAGAAATTTTATAAAAGATGCCTTTGGTAGAAGTGCGACAGAAAGAATTTCAAAATACTATGCGGACAATTCTACCAATGCAAAAGAATTTGAAGAACTTCCTAAGGGCGGGACTATGGAGCAAATTTTTGGCAAATTGACGCAATTAGTGGGTGCAAAACTTGATGCTGCGTTGAAAGATTTAGGTGTTGGCGTTGAGGGATTGAGTGAAGAGCGTAAGAAAACATTGCTTAAAGATGAATTTATCACTAAAATCATAATAAATGCAGCGGGACAAATGAGTGGCTTAGTCCCTGTGCAAAGTATCATAACACATAAAAATGGTGCTTACCGCATAGGTGTTGTAGCTGTCATCTCCAATAAAACGCGTCAAATCGCCCGCGATATGGCACTTGGTAGAGAAAGCCTCATTAAAGGTAAAGGCAAAAATATAATGGAATATTTGCCTAAAGAAAATGCAGGCTTTGCCAATGAATATGGAATTCGCCTTGTTTATGATGAAAATGGTGTGCCTGTGATTTTAAGCTATGGGCATTGGGGCTTCGTGCCAAATGCAAGCGATGCAAGAATTACAAATCGCTTAGAGAACGCCTCTAAAGAAAGTGCGTTAAATCAAGCTAATGCGGCGATTATTGAATTTATAAATCTTAATGTAAGCTTAAAAGATGAGCAAACTACGGGAGATAACTTTGAGCAAAGCATTAAACAAAGCGTTAGCGTTAATGATGGTAGCACGGAGGAAATAGAAAGCACAATGGCAAATGTGATTGATAAAATCAATCAACAAGTCAAAACTAAATCAAGTGGTAAAATTCGCGGAATTCGCACTTTAAAACGCTGGAGTTTCACCGCTGAAAATGGCGTGGAGCATACTGGCGTTGTGAGAGTTTATTCTTTTGCTAATCTTAAAAATACCAACGAAATGCTTCATCAAAAGCCAAATTCTCAAGGCACAACTTCTAAATCAAGCGGAGAAAAGGTGCAAAGAAGCTCTAATATTGTCAATAACATAGACGATTTTTAA
- the rpmA gene encoding 50S ribosomal protein L27: MAHKKGQGSTQNNRDSIGRRLGVKKFGGEFVRAGNIIIRQRGTATHAGNNVGMGKDHTIFALIDGFVKFERKDKDRKKVSVYPA, from the coding sequence ATGGCACACAAGAAAGGTCAAGGCTCAACGCAAAATAACCGCGATTCCATAGGTCGCCGTTTGGGTGTGAAAAAATTTGGTGGCGAATTTGTCCGTGCAGGAAATATCATCATCCGCCAAAGAGGCACAGCAACTCACGCTGGAAACAATGTGGGAATGGGTAAAGATCATACCATTTTCGCTTTAATTGATGGCTTTGTCAAATTTGAAAGAAAAGATAAAGATAGAAAAAAAGTCTCCGTTTATCCTGCGTAA
- a CDS encoding anaerobic C4-dicarboxylate transporter, with translation MDIMVILELIVLLGAIFVGIRLGGIAIGYAGGLGVVILSLVLGMKPGSIPWDVILIIAAAIAAISAMQQAGGLDYMVRVVEKLLRANPRFINYLAPACGWLLTILAGTGNAVFSLMPVVVDVAKSQNIRPSAPLSLMVVSSQIGITASPVSAAVVYMSGVLEGFGWNYPTLIGIWIVTTFVACMVTAFIVSLITPLDLSKDPVYQERLKAGLVKDAGEILHGTDKPGAKLSVGIFLFTVLAVVLYATAISNNIKWIDPVIMPRDAAIMSFLLTAAALITWLCKVEPGKILDTSVFKSGMTACVCVFGVAWLGNTFVAGHEQAIKDVAGEWVKQTPALLAVAFFFASMLLYSQAATAKAITPVIISALGLATVADSGMLVACFAAVSALFVLPTYPTLLGAVQMDDTGSTRIGKFIFNHAFFLPGVLAIAIAVALGFLVISLF, from the coding sequence ATGGATATTATGGTTATTTTAGAACTTATCGTTCTTTTGGGGGCGATTTTTGTCGGTATTAGACTTGGAGGCATTGCTATTGGCTATGCTGGTGGTCTTGGTGTTGTGATTTTATCACTTGTTTTAGGTATGAAGCCCGGAAGCATTCCTTGGGATGTTATCCTCATCATTGCCGCGGCAATTGCGGCGATTTCTGCTATGCAACAAGCAGGTGGTCTTGATTATATGGTGCGTGTAGTTGAAAAGCTTTTAAGAGCAAATCCTCGCTTTATCAACTATCTAGCTCCGGCTTGCGGTTGGTTGCTAACCATCTTAGCGGGAACGGGAAATGCAGTATTTTCTCTTATGCCTGTTGTTGTAGATGTGGCTAAGTCTCAAAATATAAGACCTTCAGCACCTCTTTCTTTGATGGTTGTCTCTTCACAAATCGGCATTACCGCCTCTCCTGTAAGTGCGGCTGTTGTTTATATGAGTGGCGTTTTAGAGGGTTTTGGTTGGAATTATCCTACTCTAATAGGAATTTGGATTGTTACTACTTTCGTTGCTTGTATGGTAACTGCTTTCATCGTTAGTCTTATCACTCCGCTTGATTTAAGTAAAGATCCTGTGTATCAAGAGCGTTTAAAGGCTGGTTTGGTTAAAGATGCGGGTGAAATTCTACACGGCACAGACAAGCCGGGTGCAAAACTTTCTGTGGGAATTTTCCTATTCACAGTTTTAGCCGTTGTTTTATATGCGACTGCCATTTCAAATAATATCAAGTGGATTGACCCTGTAATTATGCCTAGAGATGCTGCTATTATGAGCTTCTTGCTAACTGCTGCAGCTTTGATCACTTGGCTTTGTAAGGTAGAGCCGGGCAAAATTTTAGATACTAGCGTATTCAAAAGTGGTATGACTGCTTGCGTGTGCGTTTTTGGTGTAGCGTGGCTTGGAAATACTTTCGTTGCAGGACACGAACAAGCAATTAAAGATGTTGCAGGTGAGTGGGTTAAACAAACTCCAGCTCTATTAGCGGTAGCATTTTTCTTTGCTAGTATGCTTCTTTATTCTCAAGCGGCTACGGCTAAGGCGATTACCCCTGTTATCATCTCGGCTTTAGGTTTAGCAACTGTTGCGGATTCTGGTATGCTTGTAGCTTGTTTTGCGGCGGTTTCTGCACTTTTCGTTTTACCAACTTATCCAACTTTGCTTGGTGCGGTTCAAATGGACGATACAGGCTCAACAAGAATTGGTAAATTTATTTTTAACCACGCTTTCTTCTTACCAGGCGTTTTAGCTATCGCAATCGCTGTGGCTTTAGGTTTCTTGGTTATCTCACTATTTTAA